In Methanosarcina barkeri MS, a single window of DNA contains:
- a CDS encoding acetoacetate decarboxylase family protein, with protein MATINALGWRYIPKVDVLGADLSQPILFPQGAEVHSTWTGNGTVKWTQLSWEQNPGQWHIIKAPAELPIFEIAPVIMSKGIVVLKTNNWRVLK; from the coding sequence ATGGCCACAATCAACGCCCTTGGATGGCGTTACATCCCAAAAGTCGACGTTCTCGGAGCGGACTTAAGCCAGCCCATCCTGTTTCCGCAGGGTGCCGAGGTTCATAGCACCTGGACAGGGAATGGCACTGTCAAATGGACACAATTGAGCTGGGAGCAGAACCCGGGACAGTGGCATATCATCAAGGCACCGGCAGAGCTGCCTATTTTCGAGATAGCTCCAGTCATCATGTCGAAAGGTATTGTCGTTTTGAAAACCAATAACTGGCGTGTTCTCAAATAA
- a CDS encoding MEDS domain-containing protein translates to MRSGNRISGIDIIGNVQWGIHFCQFYRTKEDLMDILVPYFKAGLENNEYCLWAISEPVDEEEAKEALKVVIPDIGAYLENGQIDIVPYSCWHVEEDVLDPQTVFNYLTEKTSKALASGYDGLRYSGNSFSGHEKLLDSAIGKYSMMVLCTYPIDKYSAVEILDIITNHQFALTKKEDKWEQIEYSCQKNTKECRQVEDALSASEERFCTLVTASSEMVYRVSPDWSEMRYLLGVTQLAPSILFFPNFQIFELI, encoded by the coding sequence ATGAGAAGCGGCAACAGAATTTCTGGTATTGATATTATTGGAAACGTACAGTGGGGAATACATTTCTGCCAGTTCTACAGGACAAAAGAAGATTTGATGGATATACTTGTTCCTTATTTCAAAGCAGGGCTTGAAAATAATGAGTACTGTTTATGGGCCATATCAGAACCTGTAGATGAAGAAGAAGCAAAAGAAGCTTTGAAAGTGGTTATTCCTGATATTGGCGCTTATTTAGAAAACGGGCAAATCGACATTGTTCCCTATTCTTGCTGGCATGTAGAAGAAGATGTTTTAGATCCACAAACAGTATTTAACTACTTGACTGAAAAAACCAGTAAGGCTCTCGCTAGTGGATACGATGGTTTGAGGTATAGTGGAAACAGTTTTTCTGGTCACGAAAAATTACTGGACTCTGCTATAGGCAAGTATTCAATGATGGTTCTTTGCACTTATCCAATTGACAAATACAGTGCAGTTGAAATTCTTGACATTATCACAAATCACCAGTTTGCTTTGACTAAAAAAGAAGATAAGTGGGAGCAGATAGAATATTCCTGTCAGAAAAATACTAAGGAATGCAGGCAGGTTGAGGACGCGCTGAGTGCGAGTGAAGAGCGTTTTTGTACTCTGGTGACGGCAAGTTCAGAAATGGTATATCGCGTGAGCCCGGACTGGAGCGAGATGCGTTATCTTTTAGGAGTTACGCAGTTGGCTCCTAGCATATTGTTTTTTCCAAACTTTCAAATATTTGAATTAATTTAA
- a CDS encoding IS701 family transposase — MDINPPKCTDIDYINFLIAASNVFSCTEAARCYPDIANAPSHDAFTRCLQRQPPDTEALWEEVKSYVKLKGGYLIVDDSTLDKPYAEEIAFVRRMWSGKHHRTVKGIGLVTLVWTDGTTVIPIDFRIYNIDVDDKTKNDHFRDMLDKAEERGFNPKFVLFDTWYASVKNLKAIRQKEWHFLTRLKNNRLVNPDNKGNVPLETVDIPPKGRVVHLKAYGFVKVFRIVSKNGDTQHWVTDVQEMDEAKREDLAKKSWKIEEYHRGIKQFCGVEKCQARKEESQRAHIMFSLRAFLRLELQRIKSGISWFESAMKIRRVAVTEYLRNPQYTLN, encoded by the coding sequence ATGGACATAAATCCACCTAAGTGTACCGACATTGACTACATTAATTTTCTCATTGCGGCTTCTAACGTTTTTAGCTGTACTGAAGCTGCTAGATGTTATCCAGACATAGCTAATGCTCCTTCTCATGATGCTTTTACTCGTTGCCTTCAAAGGCAACCTCCAGACACGGAAGCACTATGGGAGGAAGTAAAAAGTTATGTCAAGCTTAAGGGAGGATACCTAATTGTTGATGATTCAACATTAGATAAACCATACGCAGAAGAAATTGCTTTTGTTCGTCGTATGTGGAGTGGAAAACATCATCGTACTGTAAAGGGAATAGGCCTGGTTACCTTAGTTTGGACTGACGGTACAACCGTTATACCTATCGATTTTCGAATTTATAACATCGATGTAGACGACAAAACAAAGAATGACCATTTCCGTGATATGCTTGACAAGGCCGAAGAACGTGGTTTTAATCCCAAATTCGTTTTATTTGATACATGGTATGCAAGTGTGAAAAACCTTAAAGCCATTAGACAGAAAGAGTGGCATTTCCTTACAAGATTGAAAAATAATCGTTTGGTAAATCCTGACAACAAGGGAAATGTGCCACTTGAAACAGTAGATATTCCTCCAAAAGGACGTGTGGTTCACCTCAAAGCATATGGATTTGTAAAGGTGTTTAGGATAGTTTCAAAAAATGGAGACACGCAACACTGGGTTACAGATGTGCAAGAGATGGATGAAGCAAAACGTGAAGATTTGGCAAAGAAGTCATGGAAAATTGAGGAATATCATAGGGGAATAAAACAGTTCTGTGGTGTCGAAAAATGTCAGGCAAGAAAGGAAGAATCACAAAGAGCACATATAATGTTCTCATTAAGAGCTTTTCTTAGACTGGAATTACAAAGAATCAAAAGTGGAATATCCTGGTTTGAAAGTGCTATGAAAATTAGAAGAGTGGCAGTGACAGAATACTTAAGGAATCCCCAATACACGTTAAATTAA
- a CDS encoding sensor histidine kinase, with the protein MRKSYLYGRGFLVNTESPNRNWLQEYVPPEDQTHVMAVINEAIRTKSTYELEHRVRLADGSLGWIFSRAVPMLNANGEIVEWFGTASDITERKKVEAKLKDTLDNLDKLVKERTVELQNAYDSLKQSEKSLAEAQEIAHLGNWEMDFASNEFRWSDEMYRIFRLTPQELKVNYGIFLSYVHLDDRNCINNAAKDALNGKPADFDFRIILANGEERIVHAKSEVVFDENNNPVRVRGTTQDITEHKKAEEALAKVEQIRIKEIHHRIKNNLQVISSLLDLQSETFSNRKICKTQEVVEAFRESQDRVASMALIHEELYKGDNIDTLDFAAYLNKLTEDLFNSYDLGIKSIRLKLNLDQIYLGMDTAIPLGIIVNELVTNSFKHAFPEGRKGEIRVNLRRNETSAAQSEMSSPDKGCKDSFNYILEVSDDGKGIPKVIVNKSSNSLGLQLVNILVEQIDGCLEIKSGIGTQFTIWFNNMGI; encoded by the coding sequence CTGCGTAAGTCCTATCTTTATGGTCGAGGTTTTCTTGTCAATACGGAAAGCCCAAATCGTAACTGGCTTCAGGAATATGTTCCTCCGGAAGATCAAACGCATGTAATGGCAGTCATCAATGAAGCTATTCGGACAAAGAGCACTTACGAACTGGAACACAGGGTCCGTCTAGCAGACGGCAGTTTGGGATGGATTTTCTCGCGTGCGGTTCCGATGCTGAATGCGAATGGCGAGATTGTTGAATGGTTTGGTACCGCCAGTGACATCACAGAGCGCAAAAAAGTGGAAGCTAAACTGAAAGACACACTCGATAATTTAGATAAACTGGTTAAAGAACGTACAGTAGAACTTCAGAATGCTTATGATTCATTGAAACAGAGTGAAAAAAGTCTTGCAGAAGCTCAAGAAATAGCTCATCTTGGAAACTGGGAAATGGACTTTGCAAGCAATGAATTTCGTTGGTCTGACGAAATGTATCGTATTTTTAGACTTACGCCGCAAGAACTGAAAGTAAATTATGGTATCTTCTTAAGTTATGTGCATCTGGATGATCGAAACTGTATAAATAATGCCGCTAAGGATGCATTGAATGGAAAGCCTGCTGATTTTGATTTCAGGATAATTCTAGCGAATGGAGAAGAACGCATAGTTCATGCAAAATCTGAAGTTGTTTTCGATGAGAATAATAATCCTGTTCGGGTTAGAGGAACAACTCAAGATATAACAGAGCATAAAAAGGCAGAAGAAGCTCTTGCAAAGGTAGAACAAATCCGCATAAAGGAAATTCACCACAGGATTAAGAATAACCTGCAGGTAATCTCATCCTTACTCGATCTTCAATCAGAAACATTTTCTAACCGTAAAATTTGTAAAACTCAGGAAGTTGTTGAGGCTTTTAGAGAAAGTCAGGATCGTGTAGCTTCGATGGCTCTTATTCACGAAGAGCTGTACAAAGGAGATAATATCGATACCCTTGACTTTGCAGCTTATCTAAATAAACTAACTGAAGATCTTTTCAATTCATATGATCTTGGAATTAAAAGTATCAGGTTGAAGTTGAACCTTGACCAGATATATCTTGGCATGGATACTGCAATCCCTCTTGGAATTATTGTAAATGAGCTAGTTACAAATTCTTTTAAGCATGCTTTTCCTGAAGGACGGAAAGGAGAAATCCGGGTGAATCTTCGCAGAAATGAAACTTCTGCTGCTCAGAGTGAGATGTCCAGTCCAGATAAAGGTTGCAAAGATAGCTTCAATTACATATTAGAAGTATCGGATGATGGAAAAGGAATTCCAAAAGTGATAGTCAATAAGAGTTCAAATTCCCTTGGACTCCAGCTAGTAAACATTCTTGTTGAGCAAATAGACGGCTGTTTAGAAATTAAAAGTGGTATCGGTACGCAATTCACCATCTGGTTTAACAATATGGGAATATAA
- a CDS encoding pentapeptide repeat-containing protein, whose product MGISGKTHLRGANLIGAKLQGADFQEADLVKTNLEGADLRGANLKKADLRGANLSDTHLLEGKGANLQEANLQEANLQGASLVKTNLEKANLERANLQLANLHLANLKGANLKRANFQVANLEGAYLQGTNLEEADLYGAGLQEANLQEANLRGANLYGADLHKAYLLRANLEGAKLEGANLTRVHDLSIDQASKVKTLYNAKLDEEILIPLKEKYPALFRGPEE is encoded by the coding sequence ATGGGTATATCGGGGAAAACACACCTTAGGGGAGCTAATCTTATAGGAGCTAAACTTCAAGGAGCGGACTTTCAAGAGGCTGACCTTGTAAAAACTAACCTTGAAGGAGCTGATCTTCGGGGAGCTAACCTTAAAAAGGCTGACCTTCGAGGAGCCAATCTTTCAGATACTCACCTTCTTGAAGGTAAAGGAGCTAATCTTCAAGAGGCTAACCTTCAAGAAGCTAATCTACAGGGAGCTAGTCTTGTAAAAACTAATCTTGAAAAGGCTAACCTTGAAAGGGCTAATCTTCAACTGGCAAACCTTCATCTGGCTAATCTTAAAGGAGCTAACCTTAAAAGAGCGAACTTTCAAGTGGCTAATCTCGAGGGAGCTTACCTTCAGGGAACTAATCTTGAAGAGGCTGACCTATATGGAGCTGGTCTTCAAGAGGCAAATCTTCAAGAAGCTAACCTTAGAGGCGCTAATCTCTATGGGGCAGACCTTCACAAAGCCTATCTTCTGAGAGCTAATCTTGAGGGAGCTAAACTTGAAGGAGCTAACCTCACTAGAGTTCATGATTTATCTATTGATCAAGCTTCTAAAGTGAAAACACTTTATAATGCAAAATTAGACGAAGAAATCCTGATTCCGTTAAAGGAGAAATATCCTGCCTTATTTAGAGGACCCGAGGAATGA
- a CDS encoding glycosyl hydrolase family 28-related protein, producing the protein MEPKNLIISLLLFICFSSENCSGAIINVDPGTSFNLTGSDDQNVINAAIQSANSGDTVQLESTTFHISSPIIMKSEVALKGNGIGATVIYCDDPGSNFATQNIINCNGITDIEISNFLIDGSWGSLSKMYAASNKCREHEKRVYLSGCSNVVIHDLKMQYSA; encoded by the coding sequence ATGGAACCTAAAAACCTTATAATTTCTCTACTTTTATTTATATGTTTTTCTTCTGAAAATTGTTCAGGTGCAATTATTAATGTAGATCCAGGAACTTCCTTTAATCTTACAGGCTCAGACGACCAGAATGTTATTAACGCTGCCATACAATCAGCGAATTCAGGAGATACTGTACAGCTTGAATCAACTACATTTCACATAAGTTCACCCATAATCATGAAATCAGAAGTAGCTCTTAAAGGAAATGGGATTGGTGCGACAGTAATCTATTGTGACGATCCTGGCTCTAATTTTGCAACTCAAAATATAATTAACTGTAATGGTATTACTGATATTGAAATTTCAAATTTTTTAATTGATGGTAGTTGGGGATCTTTAAGTAAAATGTATGCAGCAAGCAACAAGTGTAGGGAGCATGAAAAAAGAGTTTACCTGTCTGGCTGTTCAAATGTAGTCATTCATGACTTAAAAATGCAATACAGTGCGTAA
- a CDS encoding PGF-pre-PGF domain-containing protein: MKNKGKLYSIHLFSIFFVFVFLISVSSTTLAVSTEGVESKLTITETQITTNKSFQDSPAIHGNRIVWSDNRNGDWDIYMYDLSTSKETKITTNNSDKYSPAIYGNRIVWLDTRRSGNCDIYMYDISTSTETYISSASWCPPAIYGDRIVWQNDSLFESGICMYNISTSKIIQITNSSLASTPSIYGDRIVWIDMRTGDYNIYMKNISTSKEVQITTSRTDKKESAIYGDRIAWKEYRNGNWNIYMYNLSTSTETQVTTNRSLKYDSIISNEDFAIYDDRIVWKDDRDEDEKYDIYMYNLSTSKEVQITTNKSNQIKPDIFGDRIVWADNRNDNYDQSTRNYDIYMATISNIPFASFSAIPTSGIAPLEVSFTDNSTGLFTSRKWDFGDGISSVEENPVHIYNEAGKYVVNLTVSNGKDTSSRTLKIDVQEAVAPPKVYFKTNVTSGYVPFPVMFTDLSQNATTRVWDFNNDSIVDSTEKNPVYVYTVPGTYTVNLTVSNTKGVASKQTNVIASPAQCVDGQLILTESRITTNESMQANPDIYGDKIVWMDWRSGLDIYTYNLSTFKETQVMSYLDSTKGDPHIYRDKVVYIDMRSGRNIYMYDLSTSKETRITTNNSDQYGPDIYGDKIVWEDYRNGNCDIYMYNLSTSTETQITNNKSSQQPAIYGDRIVWQDTRNGESWDKHGNLISYWNIYMYNLSTYTETQITTSGLAQHPDIYGDRIVWMDKRNGNWDIYMYDLSTSKETQITNNELIQRYPSIFGNRIVWESYHEDNEAEVIEPDNYNIYMFDISRFKETKITTVESYKASPAIYDDKIVWTDYRNENPDIYMCTISERELESKLPAANFTVNQTGGCSPLTVLFTDTSKNSTSRSWDVNSDGIEDSDKSSFVYVYGSAGTYAAKLTAINANGTDTKTAQIIVDRKSSGGTGGGGGGSVSPEPTKNIEVKELCKVFITNGNPIKFDFTNNATCVVSVSFDAKKTVGKTTTIVEQLKNKSTLTFNLTEGEVYKYFNVWIGNSGFASSDNIENPAICFKVEKSWIQDNKINQASVLLNRYSNKTWEQLKVNLSGEDSEYLYFTANVSGYSFFAITGKPCASPEETVTEIQSDDLDNSKNKVNLGSKINTEPEEERKTGIPGFDMVYGIAGLLVVFLYRRR; encoded by the coding sequence ATGAAGAATAAGGGGAAGTTGTATTCGATACATTTATTTTCAATATTCTTTGTTTTCGTTTTTTTAATTTCCGTCTCATCTACGACACTGGCCGTTTCTACAGAAGGTGTAGAAAGCAAACTTACTATAACTGAAACTCAGATCACTACAAATAAGTCATTTCAGGATTCTCCTGCAATTCATGGCAACAGAATAGTATGGTCTGACAATCGTAATGGAGACTGGGATATTTACATGTACGATCTCTCTACTTCCAAAGAGACTAAAATCACCACCAATAACTCGGATAAGTACTCTCCTGCTATCTATGGTAATAGGATCGTTTGGCTGGATACCCGTCGGAGTGGAAACTGTGATATCTACATGTACGATATATCCACTTCCACAGAAACTTATATATCTAGCGCATCGTGGTGTCCTCCTGCAATCTACGGAGACAGAATAGTATGGCAGAATGACTCTCTTTTTGAATCAGGGATCTGTATGTATAATATCTCTACGTCCAAGATAATCCAGATCACAAACAGCTCACTGGCATCTACTCCTAGTATTTACGGTGATAGAATTGTTTGGATTGATATGCGCACTGGTGACTACAATATCTACATGAAAAATATCTCCACATCTAAGGAAGTTCAGATAACTACAAGTCGAACTGATAAAAAAGAATCAGCCATCTATGGTGATAGAATAGCGTGGAAGGAATATCGCAATGGGAATTGGAATATCTACATGTATAATCTCTCCACTTCTACTGAAACGCAGGTTACTACCAATAGGTCGCTTAAGTATGATAGTATTATTTCCAATGAAGACTTTGCTATCTATGACGATAGAATTGTTTGGAAAGATGATCGTGATGAAGATGAAAAGTATGATATCTACATGTACAACCTTTCAACTTCAAAGGAGGTTCAGATCACAACCAACAAATCAAATCAGATAAAACCCGATATCTTCGGCGATAGAATAGTGTGGGCAGATAATCGTAATGATAATTACGACCAGAGTACTAGAAATTATGATATCTATATGGCCACTATTTCAAACATCCCATTTGCTTCTTTCTCTGCAATTCCAACCTCTGGAATTGCACCATTGGAAGTTAGTTTTACTGATAATAGTACTGGATTATTCACTTCACGGAAATGGGATTTTGGAGATGGAATATCCTCTGTAGAAGAGAACCCTGTTCACATATACAATGAAGCAGGAAAATATGTTGTTAACTTAACAGTAAGTAACGGAAAAGACACTTCCTCAAGAACTCTAAAAATCGATGTGCAGGAAGCTGTAGCTCCTCCCAAAGTATATTTTAAAACAAATGTTACAAGTGGCTATGTTCCTTTTCCTGTTATGTTTACTGACCTTTCACAAAATGCAACAACAAGGGTATGGGATTTCAATAATGATAGTATAGTTGACTCTACAGAAAAAAATCCAGTTTATGTATATACAGTTCCAGGGACCTATACTGTTAACTTGACAGTAAGCAACACGAAAGGTGTTGCCTCAAAACAAACTAATGTAATAGCATCTCCTGCACAATGCGTAGATGGTCAATTAATTCTTACGGAAAGTCGGATTACCACTAATGAATCAATGCAAGCAAATCCTGATATTTATGGTGATAAAATTGTCTGGATGGATTGGCGTAGTGGATTAGATATTTACACGTATAATCTCTCTACTTTCAAAGAAACCCAAGTTATGAGCTATCTTGATTCAACCAAAGGAGATCCTCATATATATCGTGATAAAGTAGTGTATATAGATATGCGTAGTGGAAGAAATATCTACATGTACGACCTCTCTACTTCCAAAGAGACTCGAATCACAACTAATAACTCAGATCAGTACGGTCCTGATATCTACGGTGATAAGATAGTATGGGAAGACTATCGAAATGGAAATTGTGATATCTATATGTATAATCTTTCCACTTCCACGGAAACTCAGATCACTAATAATAAATCATCGCAGCAGCCTGCTATCTATGGGGACAGGATAGTTTGGCAGGACACTCGTAATGGAGAAAGCTGGGATAAGCATGGTAACCTCATTTCTTACTGGAATATCTACATGTATAATCTCTCCACTTATACTGAGACTCAAATTACTACGAGTGGATTAGCGCAGCACCCGGATATCTATGGTGACAGGATAGTATGGATGGATAAACGTAACGGAAATTGGGACATCTACATGTACGACCTTTCTACTTCCAAGGAAACCCAAATAACTAACAATGAATTAATTCAGCGATATCCCTCTATTTTTGGTAATAGAATAGTATGGGAGAGTTATCATGAAGATAATGAGGCGGAAGTTATTGAGCCCGATAATTACAATATCTATATGTTTGACATCTCCAGATTCAAAGAAACGAAAATAACCACAGTTGAATCTTATAAAGCTAGTCCTGCTATTTACGATGATAAAATAGTATGGACAGACTATCGTAACGAAAATCCCGATATCTACATGTGCACTATTTCGGAAAGAGAACTGGAATCAAAACTACCTGCAGCAAACTTTACAGTAAATCAGACAGGTGGATGCTCACCCCTTACAGTTCTCTTTACTGATACTTCAAAAAACTCAACATCTAGGAGTTGGGATGTTAACAGCGATGGAATCGAAGACTCAGATAAATCAAGCTTTGTTTATGTGTATGGTTCTGCAGGAACTTACGCGGCTAAACTGACTGCAATCAATGCAAATGGTACTGATACAAAAACTGCTCAGATAATTGTAGACAGAAAGAGCAGTGGTGGAACAGGTGGTGGCGGAGGAGGCAGTGTGTCTCCAGAACCTACAAAGAATATTGAAGTAAAGGAACTCTGCAAGGTTTTCATCACAAACGGCAATCCTATAAAGTTTGATTTCACAAATAATGCAACCTGTGTTGTATCTGTGAGCTTCGATGCTAAGAAGACCGTTGGAAAGACCACAACCATTGTTGAACAGTTAAAAAACAAATCCACGCTTACCTTTAACCTGACCGAAGGAGAGGTCTACAAGTACTTCAATGTCTGGATAGGAAACAGCGGGTTTGCAAGCTCAGATAACATAGAAAATCCCGCTATCTGTTTCAAAGTTGAAAAGTCTTGGATTCAAGATAATAAGATAAATCAGGCTTCTGTCCTACTAAACCGTTACAGCAACAAAACATGGGAACAACTAAAAGTCAACCTTTCAGGGGAAGACAGTGAGTACCTGTACTTTACAGCCAATGTTTCAGGGTATTCTTTCTTTGCAATTACAGGGAAACCATGTGCCTCTCCTGAAGAAACTGTAACTGAAATACAGTCTGACGATTTAGATAACTCTAAAAATAAGGTAAATCTAGGGTCAAAAATTAATACGGAACCCGAAGAGGAAAGGAAAACAGGCATTCCAGGTTTTGATATGGTTTATGGAATAGCCGGTTTGCTTGTCGTGTTCCTATATAGAAGGAGATAA
- a CDS encoding IS701 family transposase encodes MDINPPKCTDIDYINFLIAASNVFSCTEAARCYPDIANAPSHDAFTRCLQRQPPDTEALWEEVKSYVKLKGGYLIVDDSTLDKPYAEEIAFVRRMWSGKHHRTVKGIGLVTLVWTDGTTVIPIDFRIYNIDVDDKTKNDHFRDMLDKAEERGFNPKFVLFDTWYASVKNLKAIRQKEWHFLTRLKNNRLVNPDNKGNVPLETVDIPPKGRVVHLKAYGFVKVFRIVSKNGDTQHWVTDVQEMDEAKREDLAKKSWRIEEYHRGIKQFCGVEKCQARKEESQRAHIMFSLRAFLRLELQRIKSGISWFESAMKIRRVAVTEYLRNPQYTLN; translated from the coding sequence ATGGACATAAATCCACCTAAGTGTACCGACATTGACTACATTAATTTTCTCATTGCGGCTTCTAACGTTTTTAGCTGTACTGAAGCTGCTAGATGTTATCCAGACATAGCTAATGCTCCTTCTCATGATGCTTTTACTCGTTGCCTTCAAAGGCAACCTCCAGACACGGAAGCACTATGGGAGGAAGTAAAAAGTTATGTCAAGCTTAAGGGAGGATACCTAATTGTTGATGATTCAACATTAGATAAACCATACGCAGAAGAAATTGCTTTTGTTCGTCGTATGTGGAGTGGAAAACATCATCGTACTGTAAAGGGAATAGGCCTGGTTACCTTAGTTTGGACTGACGGTACAACCGTTATACCTATCGATTTTCGAATTTATAACATCGATGTAGACGACAAAACAAAGAATGACCATTTCCGTGATATGCTTGACAAGGCCGAAGAACGTGGTTTTAATCCCAAATTCGTTTTATTTGATACATGGTATGCAAGTGTGAAAAACCTTAAAGCCATTAGACAGAAAGAGTGGCATTTCCTTACAAGATTGAAAAATAATCGTTTGGTAAATCCTGACAACAAGGGAAATGTGCCACTTGAAACAGTAGATATTCCTCCAAAAGGACGTGTGGTTCACCTCAAAGCATATGGATTTGTAAAGGTGTTTAGGATAGTTTCAAAAAATGGAGACACGCAACACTGGGTTACAGATGTGCAAGAGATGGATGAAGCAAAACGTGAAGATTTGGCAAAGAAGTCATGGAGAATTGAGGAATATCATAGGGGAATAAAACAGTTCTGTGGTGTCGAAAAATGTCAGGCAAGAAAGGAAGAATCACAAAGAGCACATATAATGTTCTCATTAAGAGCTTTTCTTAGACTGGAATTACAAAGAATCAAAAGTGGAATATCCTGGTTTGAAAGTGCTATGAAAATTAGAAGAGTGGCAGTGACAGAATACTTAAGGAATCCCCAATACACGTTAAATTAA
- a CDS encoding A24 family peptidase C-terminal domain-containing protein — protein sequence MIEILKIFFSVPFLLYSCYSDLNSRRVSNKVWKYMLASGSGFVFYEILTDGLSYLMPLLLSGVLVFTAVYLLFQFGAFGGGDAKGLIVLSILFPSYPVFSFSEKIYPLLGVPQIGLFTFTVLGNALLMTILVPLGMFGYNLLHFSPEMIKNPLYMFIGYRTEISSLKYKKHLGLLEKFELDESGSLKKTFSRTGLNFDADQKPELEEYLKKGLIEKDIWVTPGLPFMLSITAGFITAVVFGDLIFYAVMRLIVN from the coding sequence ATGATAGAAATCCTTAAAATCTTCTTCAGTGTGCCCTTTTTACTGTACTCGTGTTATTCTGACCTTAACTCCCGCAGGGTCTCAAATAAGGTCTGGAAATACATGCTCGCATCGGGTTCAGGGTTTGTTTTTTATGAAATTCTTACAGACGGACTTTCCTACCTTATGCCTCTTCTTTTATCAGGAGTTCTCGTTTTTACGGCCGTATATCTCCTTTTCCAGTTTGGGGCTTTTGGAGGTGGGGATGCAAAGGGGTTGATCGTGCTTTCCATCCTTTTTCCTTCTTATCCGGTGTTTAGCTTTTCTGAAAAAATATATCCTCTGCTAGGGGTTCCACAGATAGGACTTTTCACTTTTACGGTACTGGGAAATGCCCTCCTGATGACAATACTTGTTCCCCTCGGGATGTTCGGCTATAATCTCCTTCATTTTTCGCCTGAGATGATCAAAAATCCGCTTTACATGTTTATAGGATACCGGACAGAGATTTCTTCTCTGAAGTACAAGAAACACCTTGGCCTGCTTGAAAAATTTGAGCTTGATGAAAGTGGAAGCCTCAAAAAAACATTTTCCCGTACAGGCCTCAACTTCGATGCGGACCAGAAACCGGAACTTGAGGAATATCTGAAAAAAGGTTTGATTGAGAAAGATATCTGGGTTACTCCCGGCCTGCCGTTCATGCTTTCAATTACAGCAGGCTTTATTACTGCTGTTGTTTTTGGGGATTTGATCTTTTATGCGGTCATGCGCCTCATTGTAAATTAA
- a CDS encoding cobalt-precorrin-7 (C(5))-methyltransferase: MIVVGVGVGPGMLTEEGIKAIRKASVVYGAKRAIEIAQEYITCEAKPIKDYKSLHLLPADAVVLSTGDPMFSGLGKFAREKDTVIPGISSIQVACARTKVNLTNLCAITAHGRDSEPAKAELIRELKNGRNIFLLPEENFGSPEVAEILKELGIEAELYTCENLGYPEERIAKGTPENPPVPGTILYGLLVVQKR, encoded by the coding sequence ATGATCGTCGTAGGAGTCGGAGTCGGGCCCGGAATGCTTACGGAAGAAGGAATAAAGGCTATAAGGAAAGCTTCTGTGGTTTATGGTGCAAAAAGAGCTATTGAGATTGCACAGGAATATATCACATGCGAAGCAAAACCGATCAAGGACTATAAATCACTTCATCTCTTGCCAGCCGATGCAGTCGTCCTGTCTACAGGCGATCCCATGTTTTCAGGGCTCGGAAAATTCGCAAGGGAGAAAGACACCGTTATACCTGGGATTTCTTCAATACAGGTGGCCTGTGCACGTACAAAAGTAAACCTGACCAACCTCTGCGCAATCACAGCCCACGGCAGGGACTCGGAACCTGCAAAAGCCGAGTTGATCCGGGAGTTAAAGAACGGAAGAAATATCTTCCTGCTGCCGGAAGAAAACTTTGGCTCACCTGAGGTCGCAGAAATTCTTAAAGAGCTGGGTATTGAAGCTGAACTTTATACCTGCGAAAACCTTGGTTATCCTGAAGAAAGAATTGCAAAAGGCACGCCTGAAAATCCGCCGGTTCCGGGAACGATTCTTTACGGACTGCTTGTCGTACAAAAAAGGTAA